The following are encoded together in the Novipirellula galeiformis genome:
- a CDS encoding CCA tRNA nucleotidyltransferase has protein sequence MNPTCTPFDFDFSTESAQEALRVIRRLRAAGFTAYLAGGCVRDALLNKHPKDYDVATDATPESICDVFGRKRTLAFGASFGVIGVLPDRKLAAPRKRANAATEHGEEAAITKVEPTEVATFRSDGVYLDGRRPDSVHFGNAAADAQRRDFTINGLFYDPAMGQIIDYVSGHDDLKRGVLRTIGDPDQRFGEDKLRMLRAVRFATTIDFEIEPRTAQSIRDKASEIVRVSGERIGIEMRRTMSSENAYQGFEHLRALSLAAYVLPELENMDGDRLAQYFAHKRRRSFPSALACLLLASEHALADLRSIAKRWKLSNEEKRIVTAAIHGAPVLSIAHKLAWSKVQPVLIDRDIAVVLDVASECVRATGLESDGIQLVQKALSLPAMVLDPAPLLTGSDLAGLEIPAGPAYAKILSHLRNQQLDGVLQTRDDAIRELRKHRWN, from the coding sequence TTGAATCCTACTTGCACCCCATTCGACTTCGATTTTTCCACGGAATCCGCCCAAGAAGCACTGCGCGTGATTCGTCGGTTGCGAGCGGCGGGTTTCACCGCTTATCTCGCCGGTGGGTGCGTGCGTGATGCGCTGCTTAATAAACATCCCAAAGACTACGACGTTGCCACCGATGCGACGCCTGAGTCGATTTGTGATGTGTTTGGCCGCAAACGAACCTTGGCGTTCGGAGCCAGTTTTGGGGTGATTGGCGTTCTACCGGATCGGAAATTGGCGGCCCCCCGAAAGCGGGCTAACGCGGCAACGGAGCATGGTGAAGAGGCCGCAATAACAAAGGTGGAACCGACCGAGGTTGCTACATTTCGTAGCGATGGCGTCTATCTTGATGGGCGTCGGCCCGACAGCGTTCATTTCGGAAACGCGGCTGCAGACGCCCAACGACGTGACTTTACCATCAATGGTTTGTTTTATGATCCGGCGATGGGGCAAATCATCGACTACGTTTCCGGCCACGATGATCTGAAACGAGGCGTGTTGAGGACGATTGGTGATCCGGATCAACGTTTCGGCGAGGACAAGCTGCGAATGCTTCGCGCGGTGCGTTTTGCCACCACGATTGACTTTGAAATCGAGCCCCGCACCGCCCAGTCGATTCGCGATAAGGCGAGCGAAATCGTGCGGGTCAGTGGGGAACGAATCGGAATTGAGATGCGACGGACGATGAGTTCGGAAAATGCGTACCAGGGTTTTGAGCATCTTCGCGCCTTATCATTGGCGGCGTACGTGTTACCCGAGCTTGAGAACATGGATGGCGATCGACTCGCGCAATACTTCGCGCACAAACGACGCCGCTCCTTTCCATCGGCGCTGGCATGTCTGTTGTTGGCCAGCGAACACGCGCTGGCGGATTTGCGGTCGATTGCAAAACGATGGAAATTGTCGAATGAAGAAAAACGCATCGTGACCGCCGCGATTCATGGGGCGCCGGTGTTAAGCATTGCTCACAAGTTGGCGTGGTCCAAGGTTCAACCGGTCTTGATAGATCGTGACATCGCGGTGGTGTTGGATGTTGCATCCGAGTGCGTCAGGGCGACGGGATTGGAAAGCGACGGAATCCAGCTTGTGCAAAAGGCGTTGTCGCTGCCTGCGATGGTGCTTGATCCCGCTCCGTTATTGACGGGTTCCGATTTGGCCGGACTCGAGATTCCCGCGGGGCCGGCGTATGCGAAAATCTTGAGTCACCTGCGCAACCAACAACTTGATGGAGTGCTACAGACGCGAGACGATGCAATTCGCGAACTGCGGAAACACCGTTGGAATTAA
- a CDS encoding RNA recognition motif domain-containing protein — protein MGRKLYCGNLSFAVSSSDLENLFSEFGTVESAQVITDRDSGRSKGFGFVEMSSDAEAQAAITGLHEKEHDGRSLTVNEARPREERGGGGGGRGGYGGGGGGGRGGYGGGGGGGRSGGGGYGGGGGGGRSGGGGRGGDRY, from the coding sequence TTGGGAAGGAAATTGTATTGTGGGAACTTGAGCTTTGCTGTCTCAAGTTCGGATCTGGAAAATTTGTTTTCAGAGTTTGGCACGGTCGAAAGTGCCCAAGTCATCACCGACCGCGATAGCGGTCGTAGCAAAGGCTTTGGGTTCGTCGAAATGAGCAGCGATGCCGAAGCACAGGCGGCTATCACTGGGTTGCACGAGAAAGAACATGACGGTCGTTCCTTGACCGTTAACGAAGCTCGTCCTCGCGAAGAGCGTGGCGGCGGCGGTGGCGGTCGTGGTGGTTACGGTGGCGGCGGCGGCGGTGGTCGCGGCGGTTACGGTGGCGGCGGCGGCGGTGGTCGCAGCGGTGGCGGTGGCTACGGCGGTGGCGGCGGTGGCGGTCGCAGTGGTGGTGGTGGTCGCGGTGGCGATCGCTACTAA